Proteins found in one Enterococcus sp. 9D6_DIV0238 genomic segment:
- a CDS encoding VOC family protein, whose amino-acid sequence MKSYAAILEVPVLEISRAVNFYQSILDIEIEKFEFPEFNMKMGVFPTEGQMVVVTLLQEEGLTPSSNGVTVYLDAGDDLQVALDKVEKNGGTVIAPKTPHADESGYFALFIDTEGNKLGLHSPN is encoded by the coding sequence ATGAAAAGTTATGCAGCTATATTAGAAGTCCCAGTATTAGAAATTTCAAGAGCAGTTAATTTTTATCAATCAATTTTGGATATTGAAATTGAGAAATTTGAGTTCCCAGAATTTAACATGAAAATGGGGGTATTCCCAACAGAAGGACAAATGGTAGTAGTAACATTGTTGCAAGAAGAGGGTCTGACACCTTCTTCAAATGGTGTAACAGTCTATCTGGATGCTGGTGATGATCTTCAGGTCGCACTAGATAAAGTCGAAAAAAATGGTGGAACGGTTATTGCTCCAAAAACACCTCATGCTGATGAGAGCGGCTATTTTGCATTGTTTATTGATACTGAAGGGAATAAACTAGGGTTACATTCGCCGAATTGA
- a CDS encoding endonuclease NucS domain-containing protein, producing MESHIRDYLSENLNFLSDELSLIGKEYLLPNNDGTKGYVDLLAKDKQGNYVIIEIKRSNQTARQALHEIFKYSALLKRNLYIKQSEIRVILISTTWNELLVPFSQFVLETDLLVEGYEIEVNNHFIPIAKRKIKSVPNSIQRKISRIQHIFLYEAKRCIDDELSIISYLLEKLGIKEYILLNLNYQGDNNQVIYPKAIYLAFQTVPFSNYIEFREKQNKNDLIDYGNLYEELLEIEKNYDGEELQGKIEQAILDEVINRSYCDTSEIGYPEKFLNMLNSSWKIEHHICGGAFAKDQLYTVKKLVQDIVGLNETNYVFFYGYDNSKHLAKLKEVFHNAKNVFYGNKIWKQHFTCIFNELEEKYDNYTIVVSITNPESILECIVYGIRPTYEIIIDHKDCGTMQIYRGTIEYTFKEISLEKLLERYFNSNPMMLFIVLNYGELYMKEMDIMKDIGLKYSSKRYDISDDKTDCYDVCISEYGEIFYIPREEKTLFQDYLKYDQFLVSDLKELFSNYNLKL from the coding sequence ATGGAGTCCCATATTCGGGATTATTTATCAGAAAATTTAAACTTTTTATCGGATGAACTAAGTTTAATTGGAAAAGAGTACTTATTACCCAATAATGATGGGACAAAAGGATATGTAGATTTACTAGCTAAAGATAAGCAAGGAAACTACGTGATTATTGAAATAAAAAGAAGTAATCAAACTGCACGACAAGCGCTACACGAAATTTTCAAATATTCAGCTCTATTAAAAAGAAATCTATATATTAAGCAAAGTGAAATTAGAGTTATTTTAATTTCTACAACTTGGAATGAATTATTGGTTCCTTTTTCTCAATTTGTACTAGAGACTGATTTACTCGTTGAAGGTTATGAGATTGAAGTCAATAATCATTTTATACCAATAGCTAAAAGAAAGATAAAATCAGTGCCTAATTCTATCCAAAGAAAAATATCAAGAATTCAACATATTTTCCTCTATGAGGCTAAACGTTGTATAGATGATGAACTATCAATAATAAGTTATCTTTTAGAAAAATTAGGTATTAAGGAATACATTTTATTAAATCTAAATTATCAAGGTGATAATAATCAGGTTATCTATCCAAAAGCGATATATCTTGCTTTCCAAACAGTACCATTTAGTAACTATATAGAATTTCGTGAAAAACAGAATAAAAATGACTTAATAGATTATGGAAATTTATATGAAGAATTATTAGAAATTGAAAAAAATTATGATGGAGAAGAACTACAAGGAAAAATAGAACAAGCAATATTAGATGAAGTGATCAACCGATCATATTGTGATACATCTGAGATTGGTTACCCAGAGAAATTTTTGAATATGTTGAATTCTAGTTGGAAGATTGAGCATCATATATGTGGAGGAGCTTTTGCTAAAGACCAATTATACACAGTAAAGAAATTAGTACAAGACATAGTAGGATTAAACGAGACAAACTATGTTTTCTTTTATGGTTATGACAACTCTAAGCATTTAGCAAAATTAAAAGAAGTGTTTCACAATGCAAAAAATGTTTTTTATGGTAACAAAATTTGGAAACAACATTTTACTTGTATCTTTAATGAATTAGAAGAGAAATACGACAACTACACGATTGTTGTCTCCATAACAAATCCTGAAAGTATCTTGGAATGTATAGTATATGGAATAAGGCCTACATATGAAATTATTATAGATCATAAAGATTGCGGAACAATGCAGATCTATCGTGGAACTATCGAGTATACTTTTAAAGAAATTTCTTTAGAAAAGTTATTAGAGCGATATTTTAATAGTAATCCCATGATGTTGTTTATTGTACTAAATTATGGAGAATTATATATGAAAGAAATGGATATAATGAAAGATATCGGGCTAAAATATAGTAGTAAGAGATATGATATTTCTGATGATAAAACAGATTGTTATGATGTATGTATTTCAGAATATGGAGAAATATTTTATATTCCTCGTGAAGAGAAAACACTCTTTCAAGATTATTTGAAATACGATCAATTTTTAGTTTCAGATTTAAAAGAACTCTTTTCAAATTATAATTTAAAATTATGA
- a CDS encoding thioredoxin family protein, with protein sequence MNKKLLGGLSIVLIILIVILSTNLSDKLTSNREDKQFETKNTIKSSDEALKTIKSNKDVIIYYSQKDCVYCKELNVHLNKLDSNIREKVYVFYIENEDKNKVKKTFEFSYTPTLIYYKNSKENDRLNNDLLFKKNVAKFKNTGENDLKQWLQEKEE encoded by the coding sequence ATGAATAAGAAATTATTAGGTGGACTGTCTATTGTTTTGATAATCTTGATTGTGATATTATCCACAAATCTTTCTGACAAATTAACATCAAATAGGGAAGATAAGCAGTTTGAAACAAAAAATACGATTAAAAGTTCGGATGAAGCATTAAAAACTATCAAATCAAATAAGGATGTTATTATTTACTATTCTCAAAAGGATTGTGTTTATTGCAAGGAACTTAATGTTCACTTGAACAAATTGGATTCTAATATAAGGGAGAAAGTATATGTATTTTATATTGAAAATGAAGACAAGAATAAAGTAAAAAAGACTTTTGAATTCTCTTATACCCCAACACTAATATATTATAAGAATTCGAAGGAGAATGATCGATTGAATAATGATTTACTGTTTAAAAAAAATGTAGCCAAGTTTAAAAATACAGGTGAAAACGATTTGAAACAATGGTTACAGGAAAAAGAGGAATGA
- a CDS encoding helix-turn-helix domain-containing protein has translation MIKSMMPDIIDFIKTEALAKKMTSEEIANHFGYDKYHFSRKFKEINGFSIAEYISSLKIEKAVTAIDQPKKMIELQDISEFESSSSFTNTFKKFTGSAPKKYKNEMTELFSEVKSFESSNEYHAVEYYEKQDASYCNVTVEVPENFDKGLFFIGLFRTPIPNHRPISGIATKRTKLNVLKNVPNGEYYLLVCAIDRSTNIFSYFNLQNCLRGRVMEKLSFPECSGERYTVKLRPPIPEDPPILLSVAKLLISSLKNTI, from the coding sequence ATGATAAAAAGCATGATGCCTGATATTATTGACTTCATAAAAACAGAAGCACTAGCTAAAAAAATGACCAGTGAAGAAATCGCCAATCATTTTGGTTATGATAAATATCATTTCAGCAGAAAATTCAAAGAAATAAATGGCTTCAGCATTGCAGAATATATATCAAGTTTGAAAATTGAAAAGGCAGTTACAGCGATCGATCAACCAAAAAAAATGATTGAGCTGCAAGATATTTCAGAGTTTGAAAGCAGTAGCAGTTTTACGAATACCTTTAAAAAATTCACTGGAAGTGCTCCTAAAAAATATAAAAATGAAATGACTGAATTATTCTCTGAGGTAAAAAGTTTCGAAAGCAGCAATGAATATCATGCAGTGGAATACTATGAAAAGCAAGATGCATCCTATTGTAATGTAACGGTCGAAGTGCCTGAAAACTTTGACAAAGGATTGTTTTTTATTGGATTATTCCGCACACCAATCCCAAATCATAGACCGATATCTGGAATAGCTACTAAAAGAACTAAATTGAATGTGTTGAAGAACGTGCCGAATGGGGAATATTACTTACTGGTTTGCGCTATTGATCGTTCAACCAATATTTTTTCCTACTTTAATCTGCAAAACTGTTTGAGAGGAAGAGTAATGGAGAAATTGTCTTTTCCTGAGTGCTCTGGGGAGCGTTATACAGTAAAACTAAGACCGCCTATACCAGAAGATCCTCCCATTTTGCTAAGTGTCGCGAAGCTCTTGATATCAAGTCTGAAAAACACAATCTAG
- a CDS encoding ATP-binding cassette domain-containing protein, translating into MDKSPFGAFTLFNSLQNINMKNIIFLSKKLSKKKLIAFSILFLFISLSNLITPFLSSFIVSQYVEGQLVENIRNLILIFSIQIIFLVFRFFYEYKKSKFLFYTDFNLKSNFLSVLQEKTLTFSLTKRTGEVQYRMFNDIATMIRGIETFYINTPSVLLTLLIVIIIVARISFLILIFSIIMIIVLVIQFIYFQSPLKKSFEETKKLEQDLVGEMNEHFDRIEIIQLYNKESSSLISFDLKFGDLIAKYLKQKKINLLGVSFSSIIVQVWLIGITVISMVLLSTGDISLGQFVLLSQMVYFLPTSIGSLLNTVWEYQDCSVSIQRFKTFMEDSQLNEGDVKIYSIDSITFENVEVILNSHTISPEINLSVEKGDFVLIKGENGAGKSSLIRILSKLLPLECGNIHINHIDLNKVEKRSLRERLSVATQTSYIFQNSLEENVFLSDGNNNIYMKMKQILSIDDKLTQKNVRVLSGGERQKINLMRAFVRDKEIMILDEPFSGLDQQSIENLLEYLAATKNNKIYFVVTHDNYFDQLANKIIQL; encoded by the coding sequence GTGGATAAAAGCCCTTTTGGGGCTTTTACTCTTTTCAATTCCTTGCAAAATATTAACATGAAAAATATTATTTTCTTAAGTAAAAAACTATCGAAAAAAAAGTTAATAGCTTTTAGTATTTTGTTTTTATTTATATCACTTTCTAATTTAATCACTCCTTTTCTATCTAGTTTTATAGTGAGTCAATATGTAGAGGGGCAATTAGTAGAAAATATAAGAAATCTTATTCTTATTTTTAGTATTCAGATAATATTTTTGGTTTTTAGGTTTTTCTATGAATATAAAAAATCGAAATTTTTGTTTTATACAGATTTCAACCTTAAATCAAATTTTTTAAGTGTTCTTCAAGAAAAAACTTTAACATTCTCTCTAACAAAAAGAACTGGTGAAGTTCAATATAGAATGTTTAATGATATTGCAACTATGATTAGGGGGATAGAAACATTCTATATTAATACACCATCTGTATTACTTACTTTATTAATTGTGATTATTATAGTTGCCAGAATTAGTTTTCTCATCCTAATATTTTCGATTATCATGATTATTGTACTTGTAATTCAGTTTATTTATTTTCAATCACCATTAAAAAAATCATTTGAGGAAACCAAAAAGTTGGAACAAGATTTAGTAGGGGAAATGAATGAACACTTTGATAGGATTGAGATAATTCAGCTATATAATAAAGAATCAAGTTCGCTTATTAGTTTTGATTTGAAATTTGGAGATCTTATTGCGAAATATCTGAAACAAAAAAAAATTAACTTATTAGGAGTAAGTTTTTCTTCTATTATTGTACAAGTTTGGTTAATAGGAATTACAGTAATTTCAATGGTTTTATTGAGTACAGGAGATATATCTCTAGGACAGTTTGTACTTTTATCACAGATGGTATATTTTCTACCTACATCAATTGGTTCATTATTAAATACTGTATGGGAGTATCAAGATTGTTCAGTAAGTATTCAAAGGTTTAAAACATTTATGGAAGACTCTCAATTAAATGAAGGAGATGTCAAGATTTACAGTATTGATTCAATCACATTTGAAAATGTAGAAGTAATTTTGAATAGCCATACTATTTCTCCAGAAATCAATTTATCTGTTGAAAAGGGTGATTTTGTTTTGATCAAAGGGGAAAATGGAGCTGGGAAATCATCTTTGATACGAATTTTATCAAAATTATTACCATTAGAATGTGGTAATATCCATATAAATCACATTGATTTAAATAAAGTTGAAAAAAGATCTTTAAGAGAACGATTATCTGTTGCAACTCAAACCTCATATATTTTTCAAAATTCACTTGAAGAAAATGTCTTTTTAAGTGATGGAAATAATAATATATATATGAAAATGAAGCAAATTTTAAGTATTGATGATAAGTTAACTCAAAAAAATGTTAGAGTATTGTCTGGAGGTGAAAGACAAAAAATAAATTTAATGAGAGCCTTTGTTAGAGATAAGGAAATAATGATTCTAGATGAACCATTCTCAGGATTGGATCAACAATCAATTGAAAATTTACTTGAATATTTAGCCGCTACAAAAAACAATAAAATTTATTTTGTCGTGACTCATGATAATTATTTTGATCAATTGGCAAATAAAATAATTCAACTATAG
- a CDS encoding radical SAM protein has protein sequence MYNIKTASIDITYRCNLRCKHCFNFSGVPRKQEMTDEELRNLAKDLSKLNIDSICLCGGETLYRYELVCEISSIIKKNSPQTLVNIVTNGILLTKEKAMRLKSSGIHMVQISLDGFTDESYDAVRQSNGCLSKVFEGIINAKESGLEVSIATLPHKKSLNEFEKIIDYCHDNALYELRAQPLMPLGRGKENYMELALSSEEYEELKNIFKKKDFELKNKSSRTEINWGDPVDHYFMLQEVEYLPFLTINAYGEIEITPYLPFTIWDLKEEGLPEFIEKRIPEKVLVHPLIKKYISRVYSIEDMYYPDKELPRMYLEDNLNLMREIEEMKV, from the coding sequence ATGTATAATATAAAAACTGCATCTATAGATATAACTTATAGGTGTAACCTAAGATGTAAACATTGTTTTAATTTTAGTGGGGTACCTCGCAAGCAAGAAATGACAGACGAAGAATTAAGAAACCTAGCAAAGGATTTATCTAAATTGAATATAGATTCAATTTGTTTATGTGGTGGTGAGACTTTATATAGATATGAGCTTGTTTGTGAAATAAGTTCAATCATAAAAAAGAATTCACCACAAACATTAGTAAATATAGTTACCAATGGTATTTTATTGACTAAAGAAAAAGCTATGAGACTAAAAAGCTCAGGCATTCATATGGTACAAATAAGTTTAGATGGTTTTACAGATGAATCCTATGATGCTGTGAGACAATCAAATGGATGTCTTTCAAAAGTGTTTGAAGGAATCATCAATGCTAAAGAATCGGGTTTAGAGGTCAGTATTGCTACATTGCCTCATAAAAAAAGTTTAAATGAATTTGAAAAAATAATTGATTATTGCCATGATAATGCTCTTTATGAGCTACGTGCACAGCCTCTTATGCCGTTAGGTAGAGGGAAAGAAAACTATATGGAATTAGCATTGTCTTCGGAAGAATATGAAGAGTTAAAAAATATTTTTAAAAAGAAAGATTTTGAACTAAAAAATAAATCATCAAGAACTGAAATTAATTGGGGAGATCCTGTAGATCATTATTTTATGTTACAAGAAGTTGAGTACTTGCCTTTTTTGACAATTAATGCTTATGGTGAGATAGAAATAACACCATATTTACCATTCACAATTTGGGATTTAAAAGAAGAAGGATTACCAGAGTTCATTGAAAAAAGAATTCCAGAAAAAGTTTTGGTTCATCCATTGATAAAAAAATATATATCCAGAGTTTATTCTATAGAAGATATGTATTACCCTGATAAGGAACTTCCAAGAATGTATTTAGAAGACAATTTAAATCTTATGAGGGAAATTGAGGAGATGAAGGTATGA
- a CDS encoding serine hydrolase domain-containing protein: MENEKKENGFSGIILKREKQQFQIEMYGHRDKSNQLAIHIDTKFGTASMGKIFVAVAIMKLIEQEKLSLETTLNNFYGTSLKEIDGDITIYELLTHTSGIQDYFDESIEADYEQLWQKIPNYSIRKNSDIMPLFVDKKQDSKRRGEFIYNNAGYVLLADIIEKITDRYFDQVLKDMVFDKLHMSNTGYFELDNLPENTAIGYIKKQGEQPRSNIYSIDCKGTGAGGCYTTVMDICNFWDGLFSYEILSEKSISEMIKKHTGNEKEQYGLGIWLANPTKKHTHIYIEGCDPGVSCISLFNPLEKDIYTVFSNYEDNVWELARNYLADKKNNV, translated from the coding sequence TTGGAAAATGAGAAGAAAGAGAATGGATTTTCAGGAATTATTCTGAAAAGAGAGAAGCAACAATTTCAGATTGAAATGTATGGACATCGTGATAAGTCAAATCAACTAGCTATTCATATCGATACCAAGTTTGGAACTGCTTCTATGGGAAAAATATTTGTGGCAGTGGCTATAATGAAACTGATTGAGCAAGAGAAACTGTCATTAGAAACAACTTTGAATAATTTTTATGGTACTTCTTTAAAAGAAATTGATGGAGATATAACTATATATGAATTATTGACCCATACTTCAGGTATTCAGGACTATTTTGATGAATCGATTGAGGCGGATTACGAGCAACTTTGGCAAAAAATTCCTAATTACTCTATTCGAAAAAATAGTGATATAATGCCGCTGTTTGTTGATAAAAAACAAGATAGCAAAAGACGAGGAGAATTTATTTATAATAACGCAGGATATGTGCTTTTAGCAGATATTATTGAAAAAATAACGGATCGTTATTTCGATCAAGTTTTGAAAGACATGGTGTTTGATAAACTTCATATGTCAAATACTGGATATTTTGAATTGGACAATTTACCTGAGAATACAGCAATTGGCTATATAAAAAAACAAGGTGAACAACCTCGTAGTAATATTTATTCTATTGATTGTAAAGGAACAGGAGCTGGTGGATGTTATACAACAGTAATGGACATTTGTAACTTTTGGGATGGACTGTTCTCCTATGAAATCTTATCTGAAAAGAGCATTTCAGAGATGATTAAAAAACATACAGGAAATGAAAAAGAACAATACGGACTTGGAATTTGGTTGGCGAATCCAACAAAAAAACATACGCATATTTATATTGAAGGTTGCGATCCCGGTGTTTCCTGTATTTCACTGTTCAATCCTTTGGAAAAAGATATATACACAGTTTTTAGTAATTATGAAGACAATGTTTGGGAACTTGCTCGAAATTACTTAGCTGATAAAAAGAATAATGTATAG